A window of Flavobacteriales bacterium contains these coding sequences:
- a CDS encoding polyribonucleotide nucleotidyltransferase, whose translation MKEIVKKIEQKDGRTIEIRTGKLAKQAHGSVELRMGNSVLLATVVSNLEGKDDVDFLPLTVDYREKFAADGRFPGGFLKREARPTDHEILIMRLVDRILRPLFPSDYHAETQIMLSLVSHDENVCPEALAGLGASAALAVSDIPFNGPISEVRVGRVNGELIANPTPAQLEESDIDMVIGASADSVAMVEGEMDEISETEMVEAIKFAHDEIKNHCAVQLELTKAVGTETKREYSHENHDKELEDNVMAYCYDKFYTVAKKASEKHARSNDFKAIKDAFKETLSEEELAEKSFMLGAYFKKAEKKAVRDMVLNENVRLDGRSPSDIRPIWCEVDYLPRPHGSALFTRGETQSLTTVTLGTKMDENRIDGVTEVGSERFYLHYNFPPFSTGEARPIRGVSRREIGHGNLAQRALSRMIDEENPYTVRVVSDILESNGSSSMATVCAGTMALMDAGVKLRKPVSGIAMGLITDGGNFAVLSDILGDEDFLGDMDFKVCGTKDGITACQMDIKIEGLSYEILTQALEQSKAGRLHILGKLTDTISETRAQLKPHVPKIHVMFIPKDTIGAVIGPGGKIIQQLQSDTDTTITIEEIDNQGKVEILGTTQELLDNAISEIKALTFTPEVGDVYTGTVRSVMPYGAFVNIGKGTDGLLHISEINWERVENVEDVLKEGDKVEVKLTEIDPKSGKLRLSRKVLLPKPEKNNQ comes from the coding sequence ATGAAAGAAATTGTAAAAAAAATTGAACAGAAAGATGGTAGAACCATTGAAATAAGAACTGGTAAACTCGCTAAACAAGCACATGGATCAGTTGAATTAAGAATGGGTAATTCTGTTCTGTTAGCTACTGTAGTATCTAACTTAGAGGGCAAAGATGATGTAGACTTTCTACCGCTAACCGTAGATTATAGAGAAAAATTTGCTGCCGACGGACGTTTTCCAGGTGGCTTTTTAAAGCGTGAAGCTAGACCAACAGATCACGAAATATTAATAATGAGATTAGTAGACAGAATACTACGTCCACTTTTCCCAAGCGACTACCATGCTGAAACACAAATTATGTTATCACTAGTATCGCACGATGAAAACGTATGTCCAGAAGCACTAGCAGGTTTAGGTGCATCTGCTGCACTTGCAGTTTCTGACATACCATTTAACGGTCCTATCTCTGAAGTTAGAGTGGGTCGAGTAAATGGCGAATTAATAGCTAACCCTACCCCTGCTCAATTAGAAGAATCTGATATTGATATGGTTATCGGTGCATCAGCAGATAGCGTAGCAATGGTTGAGGGTGAAATGGACGAAATTTCTGAAACAGAAATGGTAGAGGCTATCAAATTTGCTCACGATGAAATAAAAAACCACTGTGCTGTTCAATTAGAACTAACTAAAGCAGTAGGTACAGAAACTAAAAGAGAATACTCTCACGAGAATCACGATAAAGAATTAGAGGACAATGTAATGGCATATTGCTACGACAAATTCTACACTGTAGCAAAAAAAGCCTCTGAAAAACACGCTAGAAGTAACGACTTCAAAGCCATTAAAGACGCTTTCAAAGAAACACTTTCTGAAGAAGAATTAGCAGAAAAGAGCTTTATGCTAGGTGCTTACTTCAAGAAAGCAGAGAAAAAAGCTGTTAGAGACATGGTGCTTAACGAAAATGTTCGTTTAGATGGTCGTAGCCCTTCTGATATTCGTCCAATTTGGTGTGAAGTTGATTATCTTCCAAGACCTCATGGTTCTGCACTATTTACTAGAGGCGAAACACAATCTCTAACAACAGTTACTTTAGGTACTAAAATGGATGAGAATAGAATTGATGGCGTTACAGAAGTAGGTTCTGAAAGATTCTATCTTCACTACAATTTTCCACCATTTTCTACTGGTGAAGCAAGACCAATCAGAGGAGTAAGTAGAAGAGAAATAGGTCACGGAAACCTAGCACAAAGAGCTTTATCTAGAATGATAGATGAAGAAAACCCTTACACAGTAAGAGTAGTTTCTGACATACTTGAATCTAACGGTTCGTCTTCAATGGCTACGGTATGTGCGGGTACTATGGCACTGATGGACGCAGGTGTTAAGTTAAGAAAACCTGTTTCAGGAATTGCTATGGGATTAATTACTGATGGTGGTAATTTTGCAGTATTATCAGACATCTTAGGAGACGAAGATTTCTTAGGTGATATGGACTTTAAAGTATGTGGTACTAAAGATGGTATTACTGCATGTCAAATGGATATCAAAATAGAAGGCTTATCGTATGAAATTCTTACTCAAGCGTTAGAGCAATCCAAGGCTGGAAGGCTACATATCTTAGGAAAATTAACGGATACTATTTCTGAAACAAGAGCTCAACTTAAACCTCATGTGCCAAAAATACATGTCATGTTCATTCCAAAAGATACTATTGGAGCAGTAATTGGACCTGGTGGAAAAATTATCCAGCAACTTCAATCTGATACCGATACTACAATAACTATCGAGGAAATCGACAATCAAGGAAAAGTAGAGATTTTAGGAACTACTCAAGAGTTATTAGATAATGCTATATCAGAAATTAAAGCATTGACATTTACTCCTGAAGTAGGAGATGTTTATACAGGTACTGTTCGCTCTGTAATGCCTTATGGTGCGTTTGTAAATATTGGCAAAGGAACAGACGGTTTATTACACATTTCTGAAATCAATTGGGAAAGAGTAGAAAACGTTGAAGATGTTTTAAAAGAAGGCGATAAAGTAGAAGTTAAATTAACTGAAATTGATCCTAAATCTGGAAAATTAAGGTTGTCAAGAAAAGTACTTTTACCAAAACCTGAAAAAAATAATCAATAG
- a CDS encoding amino acid permease encodes MPRKIKENRGQFGTTPVFMASISTILGAILFLRFGYAVGNVGFFGAIAIIILGHAVTIPTALAVAEIATNRKVEGGGDYYVISRSFGLNIGAAIGIALFLSQAISVSFYIIAFAESFIPFGQYLNETYNLGLLGDFLEDRKAIGLISMSLLSLLIISKGADLGVKALYVVASVILVSLLFFFFGESQIDWKQVNFFSKVENADNFFYVFTIIFPAFTGISAGLGLSGDLKEPRKSIPRGTIIATVLGAIIYVLVAFKLTISTDLDNLANNQLVMSDIAIWGPIIPIGLACAAISSALGSIIVAPRTLQALGRDRIFPYKKLDFWLAKGKKENNEPLNGTLVTCVIAFFFIYIGDINFVARIISMFFMVTYGAICLISFLEHFSGDPSYRPVFKSRWYISLLGAILSLWLMFKMDTLFAFLSIVIMITFYYFISKKSSDKREFVNLFKDVLEQVARQLQIFLQRKNDSNVSSNVHWRPFVVSISDASLTRKSAFDITRWIAHKYGFGTYIHFIKGYLSKQTFEESKDIKHQLIEGKRTNVYVDTLISPSYTSALAQVVQLSSISGSENNLILLEYGESDKESFEDVMSNFNLLYTTGYDVVIMRSNDKKVDKKEEIHIWISSRDYENSNMMILLGYIILGHPEWKMAQIKVFTIYPKDKFEEYKNQMFDYIESGRLPISPRNMKMVPHDEDVSIKEIINKRSSNSDLTIIGFRGELVKKQKLDIFEGYDSLGNILFVNSINKKDIE; translated from the coding sequence ATGCCAAGAAAGATAAAAGAAAATCGAGGACAATTTGGAACTACACCCGTTTTTATGGCCTCCATCAGTACTATTTTAGGTGCTATTCTATTTTTACGCTTTGGCTATGCCGTAGGAAATGTTGGCTTTTTTGGTGCTATAGCAATTATCATTTTAGGTCATGCTGTTACTATACCAACTGCTCTAGCAGTAGCTGAAATTGCTACTAATAGAAAAGTAGAAGGTGGTGGAGATTATTATGTGATTTCTAGATCATTTGGGCTAAATATTGGTGCAGCTATTGGAATTGCACTATTTCTATCTCAAGCTATAAGTGTCTCTTTTTATATCATTGCTTTTGCCGAATCTTTCATTCCTTTTGGTCAATATTTAAACGAGACATACAATCTTGGGCTATTGGGTGATTTTTTAGAAGATAGAAAAGCAATAGGATTAATCTCAATGTCTCTTTTATCCCTACTTATTATTTCAAAAGGAGCAGATTTAGGAGTAAAAGCCTTATATGTTGTGGCCTCAGTTATATTAGTTTCTCTACTATTTTTCTTCTTTGGGGAAAGTCAAATCGACTGGAAACAAGTTAACTTCTTTTCTAAAGTAGAAAATGCTGATAATTTCTTTTACGTCTTTACCATTATATTTCCTGCTTTTACTGGAATTTCTGCAGGACTTGGTTTATCTGGTGATTTAAAAGAACCTAGAAAATCCATACCAAGAGGAACAATTATTGCAACTGTTCTTGGAGCAATAATTTATGTTTTGGTGGCTTTCAAATTGACTATTTCCACCGACTTAGACAATCTTGCCAATAATCAACTAGTAATGAGTGACATAGCAATTTGGGGACCAATAATTCCTATTGGACTAGCTTGTGCTGCTATTTCATCTGCCTTAGGTTCAATTATTGTAGCACCTAGAACACTACAAGCATTAGGGAGAGATAGGATTTTTCCTTACAAAAAATTGGATTTTTGGTTAGCTAAGGGAAAAAAAGAAAATAATGAACCTTTAAATGGCACACTAGTAACCTGCGTTATAGCCTTTTTCTTTATTTATATTGGAGATATCAACTTCGTTGCTCGTATTATATCTATGTTTTTTATGGTAACATACGGAGCAATTTGTCTGATATCATTTTTAGAACATTTTTCAGGAGACCCCTCCTATCGACCTGTATTTAAATCTAGATGGTACATCTCTTTATTAGGAGCAATACTATCACTATGGCTTATGTTCAAAATGGATACTTTGTTCGCTTTTCTGTCTATAGTTATTATGATTACTTTCTACTATTTCATCAGTAAAAAGTCTTCTGATAAAAGAGAGTTTGTAAACCTCTTTAAAGATGTGTTAGAGCAAGTAGCTAGACAATTACAAATATTTTTGCAACGGAAAAATGACAGCAACGTTTCCTCTAATGTTCATTGGCGTCCGTTTGTAGTGAGTATTAGTGACGCTTCATTGACAAGAAAAAGTGCATTTGATATTACTCGATGGATAGCACACAAATATGGTTTTGGAACATACATACACTTTATCAAGGGTTACTTGAGTAAACAAACTTTTGAGGAATCAAAAGATATCAAACATCAACTCATAGAAGGCAAAAGAACAAATGTCTATGTAGATACTCTCATTTCGCCATCGTATACATCAGCTCTTGCTCAAGTAGTACAATTATCAAGTATTTCGGGTTCAGAAAACAACCTGATACTACTAGAATATGGAGAATCTGATAAAGAATCTTTCGAAGATGTAATGAGTAACTTTAATTTACTTTATACAACTGGCTATGATGTAGTCATAATGCGCTCTAATGATAAAAAAGTTGACAAAAAAGAAGAAATACATATTTGGATATCATCAAGAGACTATGAAAATTCAAATATGATGATTCTATTAGGTTACATTATCTTAGGTCATCCGGAGTGGAAAATGGCTCAAATAAAAGTTTTTACTATATACCCTAAAGATAAATTCGAAGAATACAAAAACCAAATGTTTGATTACATAGAGTCAGGACGACTTCCAATATCGCCTAGAAATATGAAAATGGTTCCTCACGATGAGGACGTAAGTATCAAGGAAATCATAAACAAACGCTCTTCAAATTCAGATTTGACAATTATTGGCTTTAGAGGGGAATTGGTGAAAAAACAAAAGCTCGATATTTTTGAAGGTTACGATAGCTTAGGTAATATCTTGTTTGTAAACAGTATCAACAAGAAAGATATTGAGTAA
- the ubiE gene encoding bifunctional demethylmenaquinone methyltransferase/2-methoxy-6-polyprenyl-1,4-benzoquinol methylase UbiE: MGTKVTPYNKDKTSKKEQVAKMFDAIAGRYDFLNHFLSLGIDIVWRKIAVREIAKVNPKMILDIATGTGDLAIEASRLNPTQVIGVDISNNMLDVGREKMKKKSLDKLVDMQYGDSENLSFEDNTFDAVTAGFGVRNFENLDKGLSEMCRVMKVGGKLAILEPAEPKIFPFKQLYGLYFKVILPLLGKLFSKDNSAYTYLPESVAAFPSRNAFIKELEKAGFKEPKFKALTFGIAALYTATK; the protein is encoded by the coding sequence TTGGGAACAAAAGTCACTCCATATAACAAAGACAAAACCTCTAAAAAAGAACAAGTAGCCAAAATGTTCGATGCTATAGCTGGTAGGTACGACTTCTTAAATCATTTTTTATCATTAGGAATAGATATTGTTTGGAGAAAAATAGCTGTCCGAGAAATCGCTAAAGTAAATCCTAAAATGATATTAGATATCGCTACTGGAACAGGAGACTTAGCTATAGAAGCTAGTCGACTAAATCCAACCCAAGTTATAGGAGTGGATATCTCTAACAATATGCTAGATGTTGGTAGAGAAAAAATGAAAAAAAAATCACTAGACAAACTAGTCGATATGCAATATGGCGACTCCGAAAATTTAAGTTTTGAAGACAACACTTTTGACGCAGTTACTGCTGGATTTGGTGTCAGAAACTTCGAAAACTTGGATAAAGGGCTAAGCGAAATGTGTAGGGTAATGAAAGTTGGTGGAAAACTTGCTATTTTAGAGCCTGCCGAACCGAAAATATTCCCTTTTAAACAATTGTATGGGCTTTATTTTAAAGTTATACTGCCACTTCTTGGCAAACTTTTTTCTAAAGACAACTCTGCCTACACCTACTTACCAGAATCTGTAGCTGCATTTCCTAGCAGAAATGCTTTCATTAAAGAACTAGAGAAAGCTGGCTTTAAAGAGCCCAAATTTAAAGCTTTAACATTTGGCATAGCAGCTTTGTATACAGCAACTAAATAA
- the rpsO gene encoding 30S ribosomal protein S15 encodes MHLTAKEKDAIFKKYGGDSKNTGSTEGQIALFTNRISYLTGHLKNNRKDKNTQRSLQLLVGKRRGLLDYLMNKDIEKYRALIKDLGIRR; translated from the coding sequence ATGCATTTAACTGCTAAAGAAAAAGACGCCATTTTTAAAAAATATGGCGGTGACTCAAAAAATACAGGTTCAACTGAAGGTCAAATAGCATTATTTACCAACAGAATATCTTACCTTACAGGTCACTTAAAAAATAACAGAAAAGATAAAAACACACAACGTTCGCTACAACTTCTTGTCGGTAAGAGAAGAGGTCTTCTTGATTACTTAATGAATAAAGATATCGAGAAATACAGAGCGTTAATCAAAGATTTAGGAATAAGAAGATAA
- the fbaA gene encoding class II fructose-bisphosphate aldolase — protein sequence MIKAGVATGNEVQEIFEHAKKHGYALPAINVVNTSSVNAVLEAARDNNSPAMVQFSAGGSQFFAGKGLSNDKHQSAIAGGISGAMHTHQLAELYGATIILHTDHCAKKLLPWIDGLLDASEDFYRVHGKSLYSSHMIDLSEEPLEENIDICKRYLERMSKMDMTLEIELGITGGEEDGVDNSDVDSSKLYTQPEEVAYAYEELMKVSDRFTVAAAFGNVHGVYKPGNVDLQPKILKNSQLHIQEKFGTKENPVNFVFHGGSGSSVEDIREAIGYGVIKMNLDTDFQYAFTSGVRDYMNEKKDYISSQIGNPDGSDIPNKKYYDPRVWQRKGEEAFKIRLNQAFADLNNVNTLK from the coding sequence ATGATAAAAGCGGGCGTAGCCACAGGAAACGAAGTGCAAGAGATTTTTGAACATGCTAAAAAACACGGGTATGCATTACCTGCAATCAATGTTGTTAACACAAGTAGTGTTAATGCTGTTTTGGAAGCTGCAAGAGATAATAACTCTCCTGCTATGGTTCAATTTTCAGCTGGAGGAAGTCAATTTTTTGCTGGAAAAGGGCTCTCAAACGATAAGCATCAATCAGCTATAGCAGGTGGCATCTCTGGTGCTATGCACACACACCAATTAGCAGAACTTTATGGTGCGACAATTATACTACATACTGACCATTGTGCTAAAAAGCTCTTACCTTGGATAGATGGACTGCTTGATGCTAGTGAAGACTTTTATAGAGTTCATGGTAAGTCATTGTACAGCTCACACATGATAGATTTATCAGAAGAACCACTAGAAGAAAATATTGATATCTGTAAACGCTACTTAGAAAGAATGAGCAAAATGGATATGACTTTAGAAATTGAATTAGGTATTACTGGTGGTGAAGAAGATGGTGTAGATAATTCTGACGTAGATAGTTCAAAACTTTACACCCAACCCGAAGAAGTCGCCTATGCATACGAAGAGTTGATGAAGGTTAGTGATAGATTTACAGTAGCTGCAGCTTTTGGAAATGTTCACGGTGTTTATAAGCCTGGTAATGTGGATTTACAACCCAAAATTCTTAAAAACTCTCAATTACACATACAAGAGAAATTTGGCACCAAAGAAAATCCAGTTAATTTTGTATTTCACGGAGGCTCAGGATCCTCTGTTGAAGATATAAGAGAAGCGATAGGATATGGAGTCATTAAAATGAATCTAGACACTGATTTTCAATACGCTTTTACCTCTGGAGTAAGGGATTACATGAACGAAAAGAAAGATTACATTTCCAGTCAGATAGGAAACCCTGATGGCAGTGATATTCCGAACAAGAAGTATTACGACCCTAGAGTATGGCAAAGAAAGGGTGAAGAAGCTTTCAAAATTCGTCTCAATCAAGCATTTGCTGATTTAAATAACGTTAATACCTTGAAATAA
- a CDS encoding PorT family protein, with protein MKKIYKIALILLLSQNLFAQRYNVPLNLPNYDNKPMHFGFLIGLNTLDFKLTPVSNVEDELFVIQSQNQKGFNLGVVSNMRLGNNLDFRFIPTLSLAERRIFYTLNDNTVLTNENKKIESTFIEFPISIKYKSLRYNNGRAYIMTGLKYSLDLASQRNIDDEGLEIVKIKKDDFLYEIGLGLDFYLPYFKFSPELKANFGLTNLVVNDGSIYSRSIKGMKTRGFSISFTFE; from the coding sequence ATGAAAAAAATTTACAAAATCGCTCTAATTTTACTACTCAGTCAAAACCTTTTTGCTCAACGCTATAATGTTCCATTAAACCTTCCTAATTACGATAACAAGCCTATGCACTTTGGTTTCTTAATTGGTTTAAATACTCTGGACTTTAAACTGACACCAGTATCTAATGTTGAAGATGAATTGTTTGTTATCCAATCTCAAAATCAAAAAGGATTTAATCTTGGTGTAGTCAGTAATATGAGGTTAGGAAACAATTTAGACTTTAGATTTATACCAACACTATCATTAGCTGAAAGAAGAATATTTTATACCTTAAATGATAACACTGTTCTGACAAATGAAAATAAAAAAATTGAATCTACTTTTATTGAATTTCCTATTAGTATAAAGTACAAATCTTTAAGATACAATAATGGTAGAGCATATATAATGACTGGTTTAAAGTATTCTTTGGATTTAGCTTCTCAACGAAATATTGATGATGAAGGCTTAGAAATTGTGAAAATTAAAAAAGATGATTTTTTGTATGAAATTGGATTGGGCTTAGACTTCTACCTCCCCTATTTTAAGTTTTCTCCCGAACTAAAAGCTAATTTTGGATTAACAAATTTAGTTGTTAATGATGGTAGTATTTATAGTCGTTCAATAAAAGGAATGAAAACAAGAGGTTTTTCAATATCATTTACATTTGAATAA
- a CDS encoding FAD-binding protein, translating into MSKILSLTLSPENAAFDDSINNHICKELNSSDIEPSQWKILKKSIDARKKEVKIQLKIEVFEKEIKEKLKIEKHYKDVSNSEEVIIIGSGPAGLFAALTLLERGKKPIVLERGKDVRSRRRDIAAINKNHIVNPESNYCFGEGGAGTYSDGKLYTRSKKRGSIIDILETLVFHGAKEDILIEAQPHIGTNKLPKIIANIRETILSHGGEIHFDTKVVDFIIESNTIKGVVLQNNDKVLAKNTILATGHSARDIFKLLDKKSIEIQNKPFAMGIRIEHPQDLIDQIQYSCSERGPYLPPASYKLVTQTNNRGVYSFCMCPGGFIVPSATNSGEIVVNGMSPSKRDSVFSNSGIVVEVKEEDLMPYEKHGELKGLYYQMALEKSMCKITPDLQVAPAQRMVDFINKKTSNKLNKTSYQPGVLSQPLHEILPESISHSLSDSFKVFGKKMKGYLTNEANIIGLESRTSSPVSIPRDKETLQHIRISNLFPCGEGAGNAGGIVSAAIDGKKVAEKI; encoded by the coding sequence ATGTCTAAAATACTTTCCTTAACACTTAGCCCAGAAAATGCTGCTTTTGATGATTCTATAAATAATCATATTTGCAAGGAATTGAATTCTAGTGACATCGAACCATCCCAATGGAAAATCTTAAAAAAATCAATTGACGCTAGAAAAAAAGAAGTTAAAATTCAACTGAAAATTGAAGTCTTTGAAAAAGAAATCAAAGAAAAACTGAAAATTGAAAAGCACTATAAAGATGTTTCTAATTCTGAGGAAGTAATAATCATAGGCTCAGGACCAGCAGGACTTTTTGCTGCTCTAACCCTATTAGAAAGAGGTAAAAAACCAATTGTTTTAGAAAGAGGTAAAGATGTAAGAAGTAGAAGACGAGACATTGCCGCAATAAATAAAAATCATATTGTAAATCCAGAGTCAAACTACTGTTTTGGAGAAGGCGGGGCTGGCACATATTCGGATGGAAAATTATATACACGTTCTAAAAAAAGAGGCTCAATAATTGATATTTTAGAAACTTTAGTGTTTCACGGTGCCAAGGAAGATATTTTAATAGAAGCTCAACCCCATATAGGAACCAATAAATTACCCAAAATTATTGCCAATATTAGAGAAACTATTTTGTCTCATGGTGGAGAAATACATTTTGATACTAAAGTTGTTGACTTTATAATAGAAAGTAACACTATAAAAGGCGTTGTCTTACAAAACAACGATAAAGTATTGGCCAAAAACACCATTTTAGCGACAGGTCATTCTGCAAGAGATATTTTTAAACTTTTGGATAAAAAATCTATAGAAATCCAAAACAAACCTTTTGCTATGGGCATAAGGATTGAGCATCCTCAAGACTTAATAGATCAAATTCAATATTCGTGCTCTGAAAGAGGGCCATATCTGCCTCCAGCATCTTATAAATTAGTTACACAGACAAATAATAGAGGTGTATATTCTTTTTGTATGTGTCCCGGTGGTTTTATTGTGCCCTCAGCAACAAATAGCGGCGAAATAGTCGTCAATGGAATGTCACCATCTAAAAGAGATTCTGTATTTTCAAATTCTGGAATAGTAGTAGAGGTAAAAGAAGAAGACTTGATGCCATATGAAAAACATGGAGAATTGAAAGGCTTATATTATCAAATGGCTTTAGAAAAAAGTATGTGTAAAATAACGCCTGACTTACAAGTTGCTCCTGCTCAAAGAATGGTTGACTTTATCAATAAAAAAACATCCAATAAATTAAATAAAACATCTTATCAACCAGGAGTTTTATCTCAACCTCTGCATGAAATTTTACCAGAAAGTATATCTCATTCTCTTTCTGATAGTTTTAAAGTGTTCGGAAAAAAAATGAAAGGCTATTTAACCAATGAAGCTAATATTATTGGCTTAGAAAGTAGAACCTCGTCACCAGTATCAATTCCTAGAGATAAAGAAACTCTACAACACATAAGAATTAGTAACCTCTTCCCATGCGGTGAAGGTGCAGGAAATGCTGGAGGAATAGTATCTGCTGCAATTGATGGAAAAAAAGTAGCTGAAAAAATTTGA
- a CDS encoding RNA methyltransferase: protein MLTKNQIKLIRSLSLKKNRLKHGLFIVEGEKLVNEVLSSDWTVEAIYATKEWLGENAIIISNNDLSRISSLKTPNKVIAVVQIKKDSLDITGNTVLALDGVKDPGNLGTIIRLADWFGVKDIICSDDCVDYLNPKVVQSSMGSFTRVNLHYTSLIDAFKKYSDYKLFMTVLNGSPLSELTKDDKKIIVMGSESKGISKEILELTSEKITIPKSKSSKAESLNVSVAAAIILSAI from the coding sequence ATGTTAACTAAGAATCAAATTAAATTAATTCGTTCATTATCTCTCAAGAAGAATAGGCTAAAACATGGTTTATTTATTGTTGAAGGGGAAAAGCTAGTAAATGAAGTCCTTAGTTCTGACTGGACGGTAGAGGCTATCTATGCTACAAAAGAATGGTTAGGAGAAAATGCAATAATCATTTCCAATAACGATTTAAGTAGGATTTCATCTCTAAAGACACCAAATAAAGTAATAGCCGTAGTTCAAATTAAAAAGGATTCTTTGGATATTACTGGTAATACAGTTTTAGCATTGGATGGTGTCAAAGACCCTGGTAATCTTGGCACTATTATACGTCTTGCTGATTGGTTTGGAGTTAAAGATATTATTTGTTCAGATGACTGTGTGGATTATTTAAATCCTAAAGTGGTTCAGTCAAGTATGGGGTCTTTTACTAGAGTTAACCTTCATTATACAAGTTTAATAGATGCATTCAAAAAATATTCTGATTATAAATTGTTTATGACAGTGTTAAATGGTAGTCCACTTAGCGAATTGACAAAAGATGATAAAAAGATTATTGTTATGGGTAGTGAGTCTAAGGGTATTAGTAAAGAGATTTTAGAATTAACAAGTGAAAAAATTACTATTCCTAAATCTAAATCTTCAAAGGCCGAATCATTAAATGTATCTGTAGCTGCAGCAATTATTCTCTCTGCTATTTAA
- a CDS encoding acetyl-CoA carboxylase carboxyltransferase subunit beta — MGWFKRIQGGITTSTNDKKEIPEGLWYKCPKCKHIVPTEEHKSELSVCQKCSYHERINANGYFSILFDEGKFKELDSKMESEDPLKFEDTKKYIDRLVQSKEKTGLKDAITTGFGKIEGKPLVIACMNFNFIGGSMGAVVGEKISRAIQHAIKQKCGFMMISKSGGARMMEAAFSLMQMAKTSANLSLLAQAKLPYISLLTDPTTGGVTASFAMLGDVNIAEPGALIGFAGPRVVKETIGKSLPEGFQTSEFVLEHGFLDFIVERKNLKSKVSLLLDMYTS; from the coding sequence ATGGGTTGGTTCAAAAGAATACAAGGAGGCATTACTACTTCCACCAATGACAAAAAGGAAATCCCTGAAGGATTGTGGTATAAATGTCCTAAATGTAAACATATTGTACCAACCGAAGAGCATAAATCAGAATTAAGCGTATGTCAAAAATGCAGCTATCATGAAAGAATAAATGCTAACGGCTACTTTTCAATTCTTTTTGACGAAGGCAAATTCAAGGAGCTAGATTCTAAAATGGAATCTGAAGACCCCTTAAAATTTGAAGACACTAAAAAATACATAGACAGACTAGTTCAGTCAAAAGAAAAAACAGGTCTTAAAGATGCTATTACAACAGGCTTTGGTAAAATCGAGGGTAAACCCCTTGTCATTGCTTGTATGAACTTTAATTTCATTGGAGGTTCTATGGGTGCTGTTGTTGGAGAAAAAATCAGTAGAGCCATACAACACGCTATTAAACAAAAGTGTGGTTTCATGATGATTTCTAAATCAGGAGGAGCAAGAATGATGGAAGCCGCTTTTTCATTGATGCAAATGGCAAAAACATCAGCTAACCTCTCTTTACTTGCACAAGCTAAACTGCCCTATATTTCACTATTAACAGACCCTACAACAGGTGGAGTAACAGCATCATTTGCCATGTTAGGTGATGTCAATATTGCTGAACCTGGAGCTTTAATTGGTTTTGCTGGTCCTAGAGTAGTTAAAGAAACTATCGGTAAAAGTTTACCCGAAGGATTTCAAACCTCTGAATTTGTCTTAGAGCACGGATTTTTAGACTTTATAGTTGAACGAAAAAACCTTAAATCCAAAGTCTCTCTCTTACTAGATATGTACACTTCCTAG